One Formosa sp. Hel3_A1_48 genomic window, TTAACAACAACAATGGAGAGCGCTTGGAAACATATGTTATACCTGGGCCAAGAAAATCAGGAGAAATTACGCTAAACGGCGCCGCAGCTCACAAGGTAAATATTGGCGATGTTTTGATTCTGATCACCTATGCTATGATGAGTATGGAGGAAGCCAAAATGCACAAACCGTATTTGGTTTTTCCAGATGAGGCTACAAACCTTTTAAAATAAACGTGTTGAATACCACTCTTAAAAAGGGAATAAAAGTTGTGTTGCCACTTTTGTTGGGCGGTACACTAGTTTGGTATTCTCTGCAAAAAATAGCACTTAGTGTTCTAGCCGAATACTTCAAAAATGCCAATTACTTTTGGATTGGTCTGGGGGTATTTTTTGGGATTTTAAGTCACCTTTCTAGAGCTTATCGTTGGAAATTTATGATCGAACCCATGGGATATAGACTGCGGCTTCCCAACAGCACAATGGCTGTTTTTGCGACTTACCTTATTAATTATACCATCCCAAGAGCAGGAGAAATATCTCGTGCAACAATTTTAGCTAATTACGAGGGCGTACCTTTTGAAAAGGGATTTGGCACCATAGTCGCTGAGCGCATCGCAGATTCGTTGGTTATGCTTCTCATTATAGGGATTGCCTTTTTTTTAGAATTTGATGCCGTTTATGGGTTCTTATTTCAAGATTTTAATCCTAAAAACCAGTGGTGGATATTGGGGAGTTTAGTGATGGCCTCTTCCTTTATTTACGTACTTTTTAAGAAAAGTACTCACCCAATAATATTAAAACTAAAGACATTGTTTAAAGGGTTTTTAGAAGGCGCGTTAAGTGTTCTTAAAATGAAAAAAAAGTGGGCTTTTATAGCACATACTTTTTTTATTTGGGGGATGTATGTTTTGATGTTTTATGTTACATCACTATCAATTGAGGCAACGTCTGACCTCCCGCTGTCTGCTGTTCTAATTGGTTTTATTGCAGCAAGTTTTAGTATTGCCGCGACCAATGGAGGTATAGGTTCCTATCCCTTGGCTGTTTATGCAGCGTTTACAATTTTTAATGTAGCCCAAGACCCAAGCCTCGCCTTTGGATGGATCATGTGGAGTTCACAAACAATCATGATAATTATTTTGGGGGGCTTATCGCTTATTTTACTGCCTGTTTACAACAAGCTTCACCCAAAACACTTAGGAAACAAACTTTAGATTAACTTCTTTTTTTTTAGTTAATTACTTAACTTGTGGGTTCAAATTAATAATTAGTTCAATGAAGCGCTTAACCTTATTTATTTTGTTTTGTACCGTTATTTTATCGGCTCAAACTCAATACGAGCTATTAGACACCCAAAGCTTAGGAGAACGTGAATTAAAAATTCAACTCCCCAGAAACTACGAGGAAAACACAGAGACTTTTTACCCACTTATTCTTACCCTTGATGGCGATTATCTTTTTGAAATTGTAGCTGGGAATGTCGATTATACGGCCTATTGGGACGA contains:
- the panD gene encoding aspartate 1-decarboxylase, encoding MLIHVVKSKIHRVKVTGADLNYIGSITIDEDLMDAANIVQGEKIQVVNNNNGERLETYVIPGPRKSGEITLNGAAAHKVNIGDVLILITYAMMSMEEAKMHKPYLVFPDEATNLLK
- a CDS encoding lysylphosphatidylglycerol synthase transmembrane domain-containing protein; translated protein: MNTTLKKGIKVVLPLLLGGTLVWYSLQKIALSVLAEYFKNANYFWIGLGVFFGILSHLSRAYRWKFMIEPMGYRLRLPNSTMAVFATYLINYTIPRAGEISRATILANYEGVPFEKGFGTIVAERIADSLVMLLIIGIAFFLEFDAVYGFLFQDFNPKNQWWILGSLVMASSFIYVLFKKSTHPIILKLKTLFKGFLEGALSVLKMKKKWAFIAHTFFIWGMYVLMFYVTSLSIEATSDLPLSAVLIGFIAASFSIAATNGGIGSYPLAVYAAFTIFNVAQDPSLAFGWIMWSSQTIMIIILGGLSLILLPVYNKLHPKHLGNKL